Proteins encoded together in one Epinephelus moara isolate mb chromosome 2, YSFRI_EMoa_1.0, whole genome shotgun sequence window:
- the foxo1a gene encoding forkhead box protein O1-A encodes MAEAAQQPHLVEIDPDFEPLSRPRSCTWPLPRPEFINPGDSNTSSPVPSVKQEPTGNEFINNLSLLEETEDFTEQKPAILCTDFQCQENCVHQQAPQQQQQQQQHQHQHQQHQQQHPNPQLPHQQQQQQQQQVPLLSSPVGSSSSAAAAAAAAAAQRKSSSSRRNAWGNMSYADLITKAIESSPENRLTLSQIYDWMVKSVPYFKDKGDSNSSAGWKNSIRHNLSLHSRFIRVQNEGTGKSSWWMLNPEGGKSGKSPRRRAASMDNNSKFTKSRGRAAKKKLSLQGGPDGGADSPGSYSKWPGSPNSHSNDDFDAWNSFRPRTSSNASTLSGRLSPFMPEDDLGEADVHMGYPGAPGAKMTATLPSLTEMTGSLVHSSENVMENLLDNLNLLSPNNSQVGGGATTPGSSQSSPSPMMQPSPGYPAYSSPSMAQNPQQEYRKCVYGQAGMNSLSSMPLQTLPESKPSFGPSMGQYSCPAGLLKELLTSDTDQHGELMPSVDTVVSQSSGGCMLPPYSSSQHAAKLMGGGNGHPHGLSHTHPHNVHSQAPTTSPAMNGRLLMSLSHSGGTTRLPTAKSPMQMPYGLSSHLSAGGMPGGFCPLNTNGYGRPGLPQPLHPEKLPSDLDDMSIEKFEFDMETVLHDTLMDGDSLDFNFEPMVTQQGFPHGVKTTTHSWVSG; translated from the exons ATGGCGGAAGCGGCCCAGCAGCCACACCTGGTGGAAATCGACCCGGATTTTGAGCCCCTGTCGCGGCCCCGGTCGTGCACTTGGCCTTTGCCCCGGCCGGAGTTCATCAACCCGGGCGACTCCAACACGTCCTCGCCGGTGCCGTCTGTGAAGCAGGAGCCCACCGGCAACGAGTTCATCAACAACCTCAGCCTGCTGGAGGAGACCGAGGACTTCACGGAGCAGAAGCCTGCCATCCTGTGCACCGATTTCCAGTGCCAGGAGAACTGCGTCCACCAGCAagctccacagcagcagcagcagcagcagcaacatcagcatcaacatcagcagcatcagcagcagcacccGAACCCGCAACTCCCGcatcaacagcagcagcagcagcagcagcaggtgcctctgctctcctcccctGTCGGCTCGTCGTCCTCGGCGGCCGCGGCCGCAGCTGCCGCCGCTGCCCAGAGAAAGAGCAGCTCCTCCCGGCGAAACGCATGGGGGAATATGTCATATGCAGACCTCATAACCAAAGCTATCGAAAGTTCTCCGGAGAACCGACTAACTTTGTCTCAGATTTATGACTGGATGGTGAAGAGTGTGCCTTATTTCAAGGACAAAGGAGACAGCAACAGCTCTGCAGGCTGGAAG aaCTCCATTAGACACAACCTGTCGCTGCACAGCCGCTTTATCCGCGTCCAGAATGAGGGGACAGGAAAGAGCTCATGGTGGATGCTAAACCCGGAGGGCGGGAAGAGCGGCAAGTCCCCGCGACGCAGGGCGGCCTCCATGGACAACAACAGCAAGTTCACTAAGAGCAGAGGAAGAGCAGCAAAGAAAAAG CTGTCCCTGCAGGGCGGCCCTGACGGAGGCGCAGACAGCCCAGGCTCCTACTCCAAGTGGCCTGGCAGCCCCAACTCCCACAGCAACGACGACTTTGATGCGTGGAACAGCTTCAGGCCTCGGACCAGCTCCAACGCTAGCACTCTGAGCGGCCGCCTCTCACCCTTCATGCCTGAGGATGACCTCGGGGAGGCAGACGTGCATATGGGCTACCCAGGAGCCCCTGGGGCCAAGATGACAGCCACGCTGCCCAGTCTGACAGAGATGACAGGCTCTCTGGTACACAGTTCTGAGAATGTCATGGAGAACCTTCTGGACAATCTGAACTTGCTCTCGCCCAACAACTCTCAGGTTGGTGGGGGAGCAACCACCCCTGGCTCGTCCCAGTCCTCCCCCTCTCCTATGATGCAGCCAAGCCCTGGTTACCCTGCTTACAGCTCCCCCAGCATGGCCCAGAATCCTCAGCAGGAGTACCGCAAGTGTGTGTATGGCCAAGCAGGAATGAACAGCCTATCGTCCATGCCGCTGCAGACACTGCCAGAGAGCAAGCCCAGTTTCGGGCCCAGTATGGGCCAGTACAGCTGCCCTGCGGGGCTTCTGaaggagctgctgacgtcagaTACAGACCAGCACGGAGAGCTCATGCCATCAGTGGACACTGTAGTGTCTCAGTCCAGCGGAGGCTGCATGCTGCCACCGTACAGCAGCAGCCAGCATGCAGCCAAACTCATGGGAGGAGGGAACGGTCACCCACATggtctctctcacactcacccCCACAATGTGCACAGCCAAGCCCCGACAACGTCACCAGCTATGAATGGCCGCTTGCTCATGTCCCTGAGCCACAGTGGGGGCACCACGCGTTTGCCTACAGCCAAAAGCCCTATGCAGATGCCTTATGGCCTCTCCAGCCACCTCAGTGCAGGAGGCATGCCTGGAGGCTTCTGCCCTCTTAACACCAATGGATACGGCCGACCAGGCCTGCCACAGCCCTTACACCCAGAGAAGCTGCCCAGCGACCTTGATGACATGTCCATTGAGAAGTTTGAGTTTGACATGGAGACGGTCCTCCATGACACTCTGATGGATGGAGACTCTTTGGACTTCAACTTTGAGCCAATGGTGACCCAGCAAGGTTTCCCCCACGGAGTGAAGACCACCACACACAGCTGGGTATCAGGGTAG